One Pectobacterium colocasium DNA segment encodes these proteins:
- a CDS encoding 1,2-dihydroxy-3-keto-5-methylthiopentene dioxygenase produces MTTLSIYHRPHITQPVQQLTAFTDIAALLASAGIQLEHWQTDAPPPDASSETILTQYHADIERLKQQEGYTSADVISLTPDHAERQALREKFLQEHTHSEDEVRFFVRGSGTFFVPMGEQVFQLTCEAGDLLRVPANTPHWFDCGEFPDFVAIRIFTNPEGWVGHFTGRETFH; encoded by the coding sequence ATGACAACGCTCTCGATTTATCACCGCCCGCACATCACACAGCCCGTCCAGCAACTCACTGCGTTTACTGACATCGCGGCTCTACTCGCCAGCGCCGGAATCCAGTTGGAACACTGGCAGACCGACGCACCACCGCCTGATGCCAGCAGCGAAACCATTTTGACGCAGTATCATGCCGATATTGAGCGTCTCAAACAGCAGGAGGGCTACACCTCTGCCGATGTAATCAGCCTGACGCCAGATCACGCGGAGAGACAGGCACTGCGGGAAAAATTTCTTCAGGAACATACCCATAGCGAAGATGAAGTGCGTTTTTTTGTGCGCGGTAGCGGCACCTTCTTTGTACCAATGGGCGAACAGGTTTTCCAGCTTACCTGCGAGGCCGGCGACCTCTTACGCGTTCCCGCCAACACGCCACACTGGTTTGATTGCGGCGAATTTCCTGATTTTGTCGCGATTCGTATTTTTACCAACCCAGAAGGCTGGGTCGGGCACTTTACCGGACGGGAGACGTTTCACTAA
- a CDS encoding DUF1456 family protein: MMNNDVLRSVRYMLNLNNDHLLKILELVEMTVPPQQLASYVKKEGEEGYQPCPDIVMSYFLNGLILQKRGKDENQPAPQFERKMTNNIILKKLRVAFSLKTDDIQAILLEQNFRISVPEVTAMMRAPDHKNYRTCGDQVIRYFLKGLTARVRKG; this comes from the coding sequence ATGATGAATAACGATGTCCTGCGCAGCGTGCGCTATATGCTGAATTTGAACAATGACCACCTGCTGAAGATCCTGGAGCTGGTGGAGATGACCGTCCCTCCCCAGCAGTTGGCGAGCTACGTCAAAAAAGAGGGTGAGGAAGGCTATCAACCTTGCCCGGACATCGTGATGAGTTATTTCCTGAATGGACTGATTCTGCAAAAACGCGGCAAAGATGAAAACCAGCCTGCGCCGCAGTTTGAGCGCAAGATGACCAACAATATTATTCTGAAAAAACTGCGTGTCGCATTTTCGCTAAAAACGGATGATATTCAGGCGATCCTGCTGGAGCAAAATTTCCGCATTTCAGTGCCGGAAGTGACCGCGATGATGCGCGCCCCTGACCACAAAAACTATCGCACCTGCGGCGATCAGGTCATTCGCTACTTTCTGAAAGGGCTAACGGCGCGAGTCCGTAAAGGCTAA
- a CDS encoding Rpn family recombination-promoting nuclease/putative transposase, with protein MPSHDAIFKQFLSDIAVARDFLTIYLPSEIRDRCDFSTLQLESASFIDEKLRARISDVLYSLRTTAGKGYIYCVIEHQSRPEKQMAFRLLRYCLAAMQQHLDQGHDRLPLVVPLLFYHGRARPYPYSLRWLDSFADPVLAQTLYEQPFPLVDLTVMPDDEIRTHRRMALLELVQKHIRTRDMLELAREIGLLFEHWSVPLTQRRALLFYIAQAGNTSKPADFIDALAAPLSTGQEDIMTIAEQLKKMGFEEGIQHGIQQGLAQGLEQGIEQGMKNSARQIARELLLTGMDKEKVRQITRLENEELELLVTAILHDTQH; from the coding sequence ATGCCATCGCATGATGCGATCTTCAAACAGTTTCTGAGCGACATCGCTGTCGCACGGGATTTTCTGACTATTTATTTGCCGAGTGAAATCCGTGACCGCTGTGATTTCAGCACGCTGCAACTGGAGTCGGCGTCGTTTATTGATGAAAAGCTGCGCGCGCGGATATCGGACGTACTGTACTCGCTGCGCACCACTGCAGGTAAAGGGTATATTTACTGCGTGATTGAACACCAAAGCCGCCCGGAAAAGCAGATGGCTTTCCGGCTGCTGCGCTATTGTCTGGCTGCCATGCAGCAGCATCTGGATCAGGGGCACGATCGCTTACCGTTAGTGGTGCCGCTGCTGTTTTATCATGGCAGAGCGCGTCCTTATCCCTATAGTCTGCGCTGGCTGGACAGCTTTGCCGATCCTGTATTGGCACAAACGCTATATGAACAGCCTTTCCCATTAGTGGATTTAACCGTCATGCCGGACGATGAGATTCGCACGCACCGACGCATGGCGTTACTGGAACTGGTACAGAAGCATATTCGTACCCGTGATATGCTGGAGCTGGCGCGTGAGATTGGGTTACTATTTGAACACTGGTCGGTGCCGCTGACCCAGCGTCGGGCGCTGTTATTTTATATTGCACAAGCGGGAAACACATCCAAGCCCGCAGACTTCATTGACGCACTGGCTGCACCGCTATCAACCGGTCAGGAGGACATTATGACGATTGCAGAACAACTGAAAAAAATGGGATTCGAAGAAGGGATCCAACACGGTATTCAGCAAGGATTGGCACAAGGCCTGGAGCAGGGCATTGAACAAGGGATGAAAAATAGCGCCAGACAAATTGCCCGAGAATTGTTGTTAACGGGTATGGATAAAGAAAAAGTGCGGCAAATTACCCGGCTTGAAAACGAAGAGCTGGAGCTGCTGGTCACGGCTATCCTGCATGACACACAGCACTAA
- the cobA gene encoding uroporphyrinogen-III C-methyltransferase, whose protein sequence is MMTTQSILAQGQRRQPVLGGEIWLVGAGPGDVELLTLKALRAIQQADVVVYDRLVSAEIMDLVSEQALCIDVGKTRGCHRLSQEKINQLLVELAQAGQRVIRLKGGDPFIFGRGGEEMDYAQQAGIVCHVVPGITAATGCAAAVGLPLTHRACAQSVRFVTGHSRDGEPQLDWPTLADNQQTLVFYMGLSHSSRLCQRLIEHGLSAQTPVAIIERGTQPDQRLLTATLATLPALLARYQPQSPSLLVVGDVVRFCRHPALHVDAAPARLAMEKHQAA, encoded by the coding sequence ATGATGACAACACAATCGATATTGGCACAAGGTCAGCGGCGTCAGCCCGTACTCGGCGGTGAAATCTGGCTGGTGGGCGCAGGGCCGGGCGATGTGGAACTGCTGACGCTGAAGGCGCTGCGGGCAATCCAGCAGGCGGATGTGGTGGTTTATGATCGGCTGGTGTCGGCGGAGATTATGGATCTGGTGTCGGAGCAGGCGCTGTGCATCGACGTGGGGAAAACGCGCGGCTGCCATCGTTTGTCACAGGAAAAAATCAATCAGCTGTTGGTCGAGCTGGCGCAGGCTGGGCAGCGGGTGATCCGTCTGAAAGGTGGCGATCCGTTTATTTTTGGTCGTGGTGGTGAAGAGATGGACTATGCCCAGCAGGCCGGAATTGTCTGCCATGTGGTACCGGGTATTACGGCTGCGACCGGCTGTGCGGCGGCCGTGGGATTACCGCTGACCCACCGCGCCTGTGCGCAGTCGGTGCGCTTCGTGACTGGCCATTCGCGCGATGGCGAACCGCAACTGGACTGGCCGACGCTGGCGGACAACCAGCAAACGCTGGTGTTCTATATGGGGCTGAGCCACAGCAGTCGACTGTGCCAGCGCCTGATCGAACATGGGCTCTCAGCCCAGACACCTGTCGCGATTATCGAACGTGGTACGCAGCCGGATCAGCGGTTATTGACGGCAACGCTGGCGACCTTACCGGCACTGCTGGCACGTTATCAGCCACAGTCGCCCAGTCTGTTGGTGGTCGGTGACGTCGTCCGCTTCTGCCGTCATCCGGCGTTGCATGTCGACGCAGCACCTGCGCGGTTGGCGATGGAAAAACATCAAGCCGCCTGA
- a CDS encoding nitrate reductase, producing the protein MTARVCRTTCPYCGVGCGVLAERDEQGAITISGDPVHPANLGRLCVKGSALGETLDLKGRLLWPLVEGRRVSWEQALDTVAERLLATMQQYGPQSVAFYGSGQLLTEDYYVANKLMKGFIGVANMDTNSRLCMASAVIGYKRGLGADAVPCSYEDIEQADVVVLVGSNTAWAHPVVYQRLVQAKQQRPQMQVVVVDPRRTATCDIADLHLPLQPGSDAGLFNGLLHWLAQDSHIDIASVTERFSGVEAALQSAEAWSVAQVADFCQLDEAEIAHFYHLFSMSDKVVTLYSQGVNQSSSGSDKCNAIVNAHLLSGKIGVSGSGPFSITGQPNAMGGREVGGLANQLASHMGFTPQDIERVGRFWQSDNVATQPGLNAVDLFRAVERGDIKAVWVMGTNPVVSMPDADRVKQALERCPLVIVSEVMRHTDTAETADILLPALGWGEKDGTVTNSERRLSRQRAFLSAPGEAKADWWILSQVAQRMGFAEAFAYQHPAEIFREHAALSGFENDGSRAFDISGLATLSNQQWQQLEPIQWPVNAAFPLGRARLGDDDRFWHADGKAHLVAVTPSLPQSLWNESYPLVLNTGRIRDQWHTMTRTGKAARLMRHISEPYCELHPQDAQTHDIQAGDLVRLSSVHGWMLARARIDAGQARGSVFVPMHWNQQFSAQARVDSLVAPITDPHSGQPESKHSRVRIQPWHTAWQATLFFADESASAPLTLPTEHDVLPPPAPYWSKIPHEGVTQYLFADRLPVDNWQAWLTEHYCLENMQCQIAQGNGIFHLIGWRDGRVVLACYVSAQVLRIDSDAVCQAFIHPPQLPHERHALLAGQAPQGQVQQGATICSCYSVGEAIIVGAIRQGCHSVVALGGALKCGTNCGSCIPELKALLSQHVPITINELKKAG; encoded by the coding sequence ATGACCGCGCGTGTCTGTCGGACGACCTGCCCGTATTGTGGCGTCGGCTGTGGCGTGCTGGCAGAACGCGACGAGCAAGGCGCAATAACGATCAGCGGCGATCCGGTGCATCCGGCGAATTTGGGGCGGCTGTGCGTCAAAGGCTCCGCGCTGGGGGAAACGCTGGATTTGAAAGGCCGCCTGCTGTGGCCGCTGGTGGAAGGGCGCCGCGTTAGCTGGGAGCAGGCGCTGGATACGGTGGCCGAACGGCTGCTGGCAACCATGCAGCAATACGGCCCGCAGTCGGTGGCGTTTTATGGCTCAGGTCAGCTGTTGACGGAGGATTACTACGTTGCCAACAAGCTGATGAAGGGCTTTATTGGCGTCGCCAATATGGATACCAATTCGCGGCTGTGTATGGCGTCTGCGGTGATCGGCTACAAACGCGGGTTGGGCGCGGATGCCGTTCCCTGTAGTTATGAAGATATCGAACAGGCAGATGTGGTGGTGCTTGTCGGTTCTAATACTGCCTGGGCGCATCCGGTGGTGTATCAGCGGCTGGTGCAGGCGAAACAGCAGCGACCGCAGATGCAGGTGGTGGTGGTCGATCCTCGACGTACCGCCACCTGCGATATCGCCGATCTGCATTTACCGTTGCAGCCCGGCAGCGATGCGGGATTGTTTAACGGCCTGCTGCATTGGCTTGCGCAGGATTCACATATTGATATTGCCAGCGTGACCGAGCGTTTTTCCGGTGTGGAAGCGGCATTACAGTCAGCAGAGGCATGGTCGGTGGCGCAGGTAGCCGATTTCTGTCAGTTGGATGAAGCGGAGATCGCACATTTTTATCACCTGTTTAGCATGAGCGACAAGGTGGTCACGCTCTACTCACAGGGCGTTAATCAGTCGTCATCGGGCAGCGATAAGTGCAACGCGATCGTTAATGCTCATCTGCTGAGCGGAAAAATCGGCGTATCGGGATCCGGTCCGTTTTCGATAACCGGGCAGCCAAATGCGATGGGCGGGCGGGAAGTCGGCGGGCTAGCCAATCAGCTTGCCAGCCACATGGGGTTTACACCGCAGGATATCGAGCGCGTGGGGCGCTTCTGGCAGAGCGATAATGTGGCGACACAGCCCGGTCTGAATGCGGTGGATCTGTTTCGCGCCGTTGAACGTGGCGATATTAAAGCCGTGTGGGTGATGGGTACCAATCCGGTGGTGTCGATGCCGGACGCTGACCGAGTGAAACAGGCGCTGGAACGCTGCCCGCTGGTGATCGTCTCTGAGGTGATGCGTCATACCGATACCGCAGAAACCGCTGATATCTTACTCCCCGCGCTGGGGTGGGGGGAAAAAGACGGCACGGTAACCAATTCCGAACGCCGGTTGTCTCGTCAGCGTGCCTTTCTGTCTGCGCCGGGGGAAGCCAAAGCCGATTGGTGGATCCTGAGTCAGGTGGCGCAGCGTATGGGATTTGCCGAAGCATTTGCCTATCAGCATCCCGCAGAGATCTTTCGTGAACATGCGGCGCTGTCCGGGTTTGAGAATGACGGCAGCCGTGCGTTTGATATCAGCGGACTGGCGACGCTCAGTAATCAGCAGTGGCAGCAGTTGGAACCGATACAGTGGCCAGTGAATGCGGCATTTCCACTCGGGCGTGCCCGGCTGGGTGACGATGACCGATTCTGGCATGCCGATGGTAAAGCGCATCTGGTGGCGGTAACCCCGTCGCTGCCACAAAGCCTGTGGAACGAGTCATATCCATTAGTGTTGAACACCGGGCGTATTCGCGATCAGTGGCACACCATGACGCGCACCGGTAAAGCTGCCCGGCTGATGCGCCATATCAGTGAACCTTACTGTGAGCTGCACCCGCAGGATGCGCAGACGCATGATATTCAGGCGGGCGATCTGGTACGCCTGTCGTCGGTGCATGGCTGGATGCTGGCGCGGGCGCGGATTGACGCCGGACAGGCACGCGGCAGCGTGTTTGTGCCGATGCACTGGAATCAGCAGTTCAGCGCCCAGGCGCGGGTCGACAGTTTAGTTGCGCCGATTACCGATCCCCATTCCGGCCAGCCGGAAAGCAAGCACAGCCGGGTACGTATCCAACCCTGGCATACCGCCTGGCAGGCGACGCTATTTTTTGCCGATGAATCGGCTTCAGCGCCATTAACATTACCCACAGAGCATGACGTTCTGCCGCCGCCTGCACCCTATTGGAGCAAGATTCCGCATGAGGGCGTGACGCAGTATCTGTTTGCCGACCGCCTGCCAGTAGACAACTGGCAGGCATGGCTGACTGAGCATTATTGCCTGGAGAACATGCAGTGTCAGATCGCACAGGGCAACGGCATCTTTCACCTGATTGGCTGGCGTGATGGCCGTGTCGTGCTTGCCTGCTATGTCAGCGCACAGGTGCTGCGCATCGACAGCGATGCGGTGTGTCAGGCGTTTATCCATCCGCCTCAGCTACCGCACGAGCGGCATGCGCTGTTGGCGGGTCAGGCACCACAGGGGCAGGTGCAGCAAGGTGCAACGATTTGCAGCTGCTATAGCGTGGGTGAAGCGATCATTGTTGGCGCGATTCGCCAAGGGTGCCACAGCGTGGTGGCGTTAGGCGGAGCGCTGAAATGTGGCACTAACTGCGGTTCCTGTATCCCCGAACTGAAGGCGTTATTGAGTCAGCATGTACCGATAACGATCAATGAACTGAAGAAAGCAGGTTGA
- the nirB gene encoding nitrite reductase large subunit NirB — protein MKPHLIVIGNGMASARFVDTLRQLAATRYRITVIGDEPRASYNRILLSPVLGGEKAFTDTLLMPAAIDDDAALPVSYLLGERVTHIDRQQREVTTTQRQLHYDHVVLATGSTPFMPPMPGIDLPGVCGFRTLDDVQLMLTTIRQSVPAVVIGGGLLGIEAAAALKLRGADVTLLHRVPILMERQLDATASDLLCGSLRARGIVCETDVQVVALHGDKRGVTAVALADGRTIPAGLVVVTAGVIPASQLARECGLPCNRGVLVDGQLQTADPYISAIGECCELNGETFGLVAPCFAHATLVAQRLAGHAPKDYQPEQAATRLKVTGIGVVSGGDINVAPDDEVYTLFDPQTQYYRRLLLRDGRLSGVLLYGDTDDSQRLLAAMDSATEGEMISPASLLFGFSSPDSDSQPEAVRIPVMSKPILVVVGHGMVGHYFLEQLVERDLHQHYHIVVFGEERHEAYDRVHLSEYFSGRSAASLSLVKDGFFAENGIELRSAKEIVAIDRERQCVCDAQGRETAYDKLVLATGSYAFVPPIPGNTRPGCLVYRTLDDLDAIAAQAKKAKSGVVIGGGLLGLEAANALRQLGLDTHVVEFAPRLMAVQLDDGGASMLRRKIEALGVQIHLSKETREITDGEQALHRLCFADGSVLETDLVLFSAGIRPRDKLADSCDLEKGPRGGIVIDDRCQTSDDAIFAIGECALWKGQIFGLVAPGYQMARSVADTLAQRDTPFTGADMSTKLKLLGVEVASIGDAHGRTAGSQSYQWTDGPNEVYKKIVVSADGKRLLGAVLIGDSSDYSTLLQMMLNDMPLPAQPEGLILPARSGDAPKGLGVAALPASAQICSCHNVSKSDISAAVAGGCGELGALKTCTKAGTGCGGCVPLLKQVMEYELTQLGVEVKKDICEHFAYSRQELYHLIRVHEIRSFDSLLARYGHGLGCEVCKPLVGSMLASCWNDYLLQPQHLPLQDTNDRFFANIQKDGTYSVVPRVPAGEITPEGLIAIGQVAQRYNLYTKITGGQRVDLFGARLEQLPAIWRELIDAGFETGHAYGKSLRTVKSCVGSTWCRYGVQDSTGLAIQLEHRYKGLRSPHKIKMAVSGCTRECAEAQSKDIGVIATDKGWNLYVCGNGGMKPRHADLFASDLDTETLLRTIDRVLMFYIRTGDRLQRTSTWMDNLEGGIDYLRQVILEDSLNIGEELDKEMQRVVEAYQCEWQTTLESPERLALFRGFLNSDSPDEAVVMVPERGQIRPAQDHEKAASPEPVVLKPAAHEAEWVQVATLGDIPRHAGMAARLGQQQIALFHLPGSEQQVYALENHEPGSGANVLSRGLIGDVAGEPVVISPLYKKRFKLRDGVSPDDSTLYVRAWPVRVEDDEIWVCRQPLAVPESVGLADAAMAKAS, from the coding sequence ATGAAACCGCATCTGATTGTGATTGGTAACGGGATGGCGAGTGCGCGATTTGTCGATACGTTGCGGCAACTGGCTGCGACGCGCTACCGCATCACTGTGATTGGTGATGAACCGCGTGCCAGCTACAACCGCATCCTGCTGTCGCCGGTATTGGGCGGCGAAAAAGCGTTTACGGATACGCTGCTGATGCCTGCGGCTATCGATGATGATGCGGCGCTGCCAGTGAGTTATCTGTTGGGTGAGCGGGTAACCCATATCGATCGCCAGCAGCGTGAGGTGACAACGACGCAACGGCAGCTGCATTACGATCATGTGGTGCTGGCGACCGGATCTACGCCATTTATGCCACCGATGCCCGGTATCGATCTGCCGGGCGTATGCGGCTTCCGCACGCTGGATGATGTCCAATTGATGCTGACGACGATTCGCCAGTCTGTGCCTGCGGTGGTGATTGGCGGGGGCTTGCTTGGGATTGAAGCGGCAGCGGCGCTGAAACTGCGCGGTGCCGACGTCACGCTGCTACATCGCGTCCCGATTCTGATGGAGCGTCAGTTGGACGCGACGGCGAGCGACCTGCTGTGCGGCAGCCTGCGCGCACGCGGCATTGTCTGTGAAACAGATGTGCAGGTTGTGGCGCTACACGGTGATAAACGCGGGGTGACGGCGGTCGCGCTGGCAGATGGCCGTACGATCCCCGCCGGACTGGTGGTGGTGACGGCAGGCGTGATTCCCGCCAGCCAACTGGCTCGCGAGTGTGGCTTGCCTTGTAATCGTGGCGTGCTGGTGGATGGACAACTGCAAACCGCCGATCCGTATATCAGCGCGATTGGCGAATGTTGCGAACTCAATGGCGAAACCTTTGGGCTGGTTGCCCCGTGTTTCGCCCATGCCACGCTGGTGGCACAGCGCCTTGCTGGACATGCGCCGAAAGACTATCAGCCTGAACAGGCGGCGACGCGGCTGAAAGTCACGGGCATTGGCGTGGTTAGCGGCGGCGATATTAACGTGGCACCGGATGATGAGGTGTACACCCTTTTTGATCCGCAGACGCAGTACTACCGCCGTCTGCTACTGCGCGACGGTCGGCTGAGCGGTGTCCTGCTGTATGGCGACACTGACGACAGCCAGCGTTTGCTGGCCGCGATGGATAGCGCGACAGAAGGCGAGATGATTTCGCCTGCCTCGCTGCTTTTCGGCTTTTCTTCCCCTGATTCTGACTCACAGCCTGAAGCTGTAAGGATTCCTGTCATGAGCAAACCTATTTTAGTGGTCGTCGGCCACGGTATGGTCGGCCACTATTTTCTCGAACAACTGGTTGAGCGTGACCTGCATCAGCATTATCACATTGTCGTATTCGGCGAAGAACGCCATGAAGCCTATGACCGTGTTCACCTCTCCGAGTATTTTTCCGGCCGCAGTGCCGCCTCGCTGTCGCTGGTAAAAGACGGTTTTTTTGCCGAGAACGGCATTGAGCTACGCAGTGCCAAAGAGATCGTGGCTATCGATCGTGAACGTCAGTGCGTGTGTGATGCGCAGGGCAGAGAAACCGCCTACGACAAACTGGTGCTGGCAACGGGGTCTTATGCCTTTGTTCCGCCCATTCCTGGCAACACGCGCCCCGGCTGTCTGGTGTATCGCACGTTGGACGATCTGGATGCGATTGCGGCACAGGCGAAAAAGGCTAAATCCGGTGTGGTGATTGGTGGCGGCTTGCTGGGGCTGGAGGCCGCAAACGCTTTGCGTCAACTGGGGCTGGATACGCATGTGGTGGAATTTGCTCCACGTCTGATGGCGGTACAGTTGGATGACGGCGGTGCCAGCATGCTGCGCCGCAAGATTGAAGCGCTGGGCGTACAGATTCATCTCAGCAAAGAAACGCGTGAAATCACCGACGGCGAGCAGGCGCTACATCGTCTCTGCTTTGCCGACGGCAGCGTATTGGAAACCGATCTGGTGCTGTTTTCCGCCGGAATTCGCCCACGCGACAAACTGGCGGATAGCTGCGATTTAGAGAAAGGGCCACGCGGCGGCATTGTGATTGATGACCGCTGTCAGACCTCCGATGACGCGATTTTCGCCATCGGCGAGTGTGCGCTGTGGAAAGGGCAAATTTTCGGGCTGGTGGCGCCGGGCTACCAGATGGCACGCAGCGTGGCGGATACACTTGCGCAGCGCGATACACCATTTACCGGCGCGGACATGAGCACCAAGCTGAAGCTGCTGGGCGTGGAAGTGGCCTCGATTGGCGATGCGCACGGGCGCACGGCGGGCAGCCAAAGCTACCAGTGGACGGACGGCCCGAATGAGGTTTACAAGAAAATTGTCGTCTCTGCTGACGGCAAGCGTTTACTGGGGGCGGTACTGATTGGCGACAGCAGCGATTACAGCACGCTGCTGCAAATGATGCTCAACGATATGCCGCTGCCTGCACAACCGGAAGGATTGATTTTGCCAGCACGCTCTGGCGATGCACCGAAAGGACTGGGCGTGGCGGCGTTACCCGCCAGTGCACAAATCTGTTCCTGCCATAACGTCAGCAAAAGTGATATCTCGGCGGCGGTGGCGGGCGGCTGCGGTGAACTGGGCGCGTTGAAAACCTGTACCAAAGCGGGGACGGGCTGCGGCGGTTGTGTACCGCTGCTTAAACAGGTGATGGAGTATGAATTGACGCAGTTGGGCGTTGAAGTGAAAAAGGATATCTGTGAGCACTTTGCCTATTCGCGTCAGGAGCTGTATCACCTGATCCGCGTGCATGAAATCCGCTCGTTCGACAGCCTCCTTGCGCGTTACGGCCACGGTTTAGGCTGTGAAGTGTGTAAGCCGCTGGTGGGGTCGATGCTGGCGTCCTGCTGGAATGACTATCTGCTGCAACCGCAACATCTGCCGTTGCAGGATACCAACGATCGTTTCTTCGCCAACATCCAAAAAGATGGCACGTATTCTGTCGTGCCGCGCGTTCCGGCGGGAGAAATTACGCCGGAAGGTCTGATTGCCATCGGTCAGGTGGCACAGCGCTATAACCTGTACACCAAAATCACTGGCGGCCAGCGGGTGGATTTATTCGGTGCTCGCTTAGAGCAGCTTCCGGCGATCTGGCGTGAGCTGATTGATGCCGGATTTGAAACTGGCCATGCCTACGGCAAATCGCTGCGTACCGTGAAATCCTGCGTGGGATCGACCTGGTGTCGCTACGGCGTGCAGGATTCCACTGGGCTGGCGATTCAATTGGAGCACCGTTACAAGGGGCTGCGTTCACCACATAAGATCAAAATGGCGGTATCGGGCTGTACCCGCGAATGTGCGGAGGCGCAGAGCAAGGACATCGGCGTGATTGCCACCGATAAAGGCTGGAATCTTTACGTGTGCGGAAACGGTGGCATGAAACCGCGCCATGCGGATCTCTTTGCCAGCGATCTGGATACCGAAACCCTGCTGCGCACCATCGATCGGGTCTTGATGTTCTATATCCGCACCGGCGATCGTCTCCAGCGTACCAGCACCTGGATGGATAATCTGGAAGGCGGTATCGACTATCTGCGTCAGGTGATTCTCGAAGATAGCCTGAATATTGGCGAAGAGTTAGATAAAGAGATGCAGCGCGTGGTGGAGGCCTACCAGTGCGAATGGCAAACCACGCTGGAAAGCCCGGAACGTCTGGCGTTGTTCCGCGGTTTCCTGAACAGCGATAGCCCGGATGAAGCGGTGGTGATGGTGCCGGAGCGTGGACAAATTCGTCCGGCGCAGGATCATGAGAAAGCAGCATCGCCAGAACCGGTTGTCCTGAAACCCGCTGCGCATGAAGCGGAGTGGGTACAGGTGGCGACGTTGGGCGATATTCCGCGTCATGCTGGCATGGCGGCGCGCCTCGGGCAGCAGCAGATCGCGCTGTTCCACCTGCCGGGGAGCGAGCAGCAGGTGTACGCGCTGGAAAACCATGAACCGGGCAGCGGGGCGAATGTACTGTCGCGTGGGCTGATCGGCGACGTGGCGGGCGAACCGGTGGTGATTTCTCCGTTGTACAAAAAGCGCTTCAAGCTGCGGGATGGTGTCAGCCCGGATGACAGTACGCTATACGTGCGCGCCTGGCCAGTACGTGTGGAAGACGACGAGATTTGGGTATGCCGTCAACCGCTGGCCGTACCTGAAAGCGTCGGTCTGGCAGACGCTGCCATGGCGAAAGCATCATGA
- a CDS encoding ABC transporter ATP-binding protein, with product MRTTPIIQVQQVSQRFNTASGEFLALDQVSFDIHTGETISLIGHSGCGKSTLLNLIAGLTLPSSGGLLCDNREIDGPGPDRGVVFQNHSLLPWLTTYENVALAVRQVFRGQMNKNEMHEWITHNLELVHMGHALNKRPNEISGGMKQRVGIARALAMKPKVLLMDEPFGALDALTRAHLQDAVMEIQQRLQTTIVLITHDVDEAVLLSDRVLMMTNGPAATVGEIMTVELERPRSRVALADDPRYHHYRQQVLHFLYEKQPKAA from the coding sequence ATGCGTACAACACCCATTATTCAAGTGCAGCAGGTGAGCCAGCGTTTCAATACCGCCAGCGGTGAGTTTCTGGCGCTGGATCAGGTGAGTTTCGACATTCATACCGGTGAGACGATCAGCCTGATCGGCCATTCCGGCTGCGGCAAATCCACACTATTGAATCTGATCGCCGGTCTGACGCTGCCGAGCAGTGGTGGCCTGCTGTGTGACAACCGTGAAATCGACGGCCCTGGGCCGGATCGCGGCGTGGTTTTTCAGAACCACTCGCTGCTGCCGTGGCTGACCACCTACGAAAACGTCGCGCTGGCGGTACGCCAGGTATTTCGTGGGCAGATGAACAAGAACGAGATGCACGAATGGATTACCCACAATCTGGAACTGGTGCACATGGGGCATGCGCTGAACAAGCGGCCTAATGAGATCTCCGGCGGGATGAAGCAGCGTGTGGGGATTGCTCGTGCGCTGGCCATGAAGCCGAAAGTGCTACTGATGGATGAACCGTTCGGCGCGTTGGATGCGCTGACGCGTGCGCACCTTCAGGATGCGGTGATGGAAATTCAGCAGCGTCTGCAAACCACGATTGTGCTGATTACTCACGACGTAGACGAGGCGGTACTGCTGTCGGATCGCGTGCTGATGATGACGAATGGCCCGGCGGCGACGGTCGGCGAAATCATGACGGTCGAGTTGGAACGCCCGCGCTCACGTGTCGCCCTGGCTGACGATCCGCGTTACCACCACTATCGTCAGCAGGTGCTGCATTTCTTATATGAAAAGCAGCCAAAAGCAGCCTGA